Part of the Antechinus flavipes isolate AdamAnt ecotype Samford, QLD, Australia chromosome 2, AdamAnt_v2, whole genome shotgun sequence genome is shown below.
TTCCTAGAGATGACCTTGGTTGTACCtcatttgaaaacaaagaaaattagattttgttacccttaaaaataaaacagctcAAAACAATCTTGTTCTTTAGCAAATGAATGAATTGATCCTTCTTGCTTCAATTGCattgattctttatgatcccttttgattatttttggcaatgatactgcattggtttgctatttccttcttcagctcactttacagatgaggaaactgaggcaaataaaggtgagtgatttgcccagggtttcatagctagtgtctaagactagatttgaactcaggaagatgaatctccctgacttcaagtctggtactctattcactgtaccaactagctgccccatatttATTGATAACTGATAATCAATAAGGAATTGATCAGTAactctatttaaaatataaataatcctGTTTCTGGATCAATGACTGGGGGTTATATCTTTGGGATGTAGCCTTATTCACATGAAAGAATACAACTGCACCTCACTGGTTTTATTCATTGCTAAATAATTCCTAGAGTTAGTTATTTTCCAGGCAAACTAAAATAAAACCttttaatataatacaattgcATCCGATATACAAAAAAGTCTTgacaaattaaaatttcaaaaccaAGTTACCAAAAGTATTTCTGTTTTAGACAGTCTGAAAACATGGGTCAACTGCTTCTCAGTCCAGCTTTTGGATGTTTGTCCTGATGGAACATAACGATTCTTCTCTGTCCTGTTGTCTTTATGCTCTACTTCAGTGGTAGTAAATGCTGAAGGCATGGAGAATGTACAGGAAGGTAGTAATaaaagcaaagaactggaagaaaaagaaaggaggggtgAAAATGAGGAGTAATGACAAGGCTCATCAGCAACCCAGACAAGGTCTGTCATTCATTTGTCCTGAACTCTCCCAGGCAATGTCAATAAAGTGCAAGTTTTGGcgccctgtctctctctctttttgtctctgtctccctcttttatctttgtctcttcttgtctctcctttcttttactctctacttctgtctgcctgtctctttcccttctgtttctctttcgCTGTCTCTATGTTTGTCTATTACCgagctttcctttccctttttgtctctctgtttctctccagtTCCTATCAAATTGGAAAGTCTCCAAGTAGTTTCCTGAAGATGGACTGCATATTTGTTGCCCAGTGAAGAAAAGGGCAAGTAGTTGGTCCAAAAAAGCccggaatcaggaaaacctgagttcaaatccagccttggacacttagTAACTGTGATTCTGGTCAGGTCACATTACCTTTGTTcgccttaatccactagagaagaaatggtaaaccactctagtttctttgccaagaaaactctaaggaCAGTATTGGTATGTGATGGCCCATGGGGTcacaactgaatgactaaacaacaattgAATATAAAGTGATAACCATATTCAACAGttacacaacttttttttttcttgtaaaggaattcaatattttttatagatttttatcttGTGAATTTCCATTCTACAGATAAACTAAGGCATCAGAGATACGATATGCTTTATCTGTATAAAGTGTGTGACATAGATATCTGTCACACAGATATACTTTCAAAATTCCAAGTTATGAAACAGATAAAtgtgaagggggaggggaggttaATGCTTTACtttataaaagttttctttttattttttaatcaaggaTGAGTTCATTTGAAGTGTGAATTCCCTTAGCCAATAAATGTGCAATTCCAAAAATTaggtttatttatatttataggtcATCATAAATAAAAGGCAGATAAAAGGTGTAGCAAACAAAAGCTGATTTTGAAGTAAGgaaaacttgatttcaaatcgTGCCTTTCTCATTCAAGAAGAGCAATTGAAAGGGAGATCCGAAGTTTTCAAAGACATGATGATCCAGATTATCCCTCACTTCTCTGATCTTGGAGCAGCATACATGCTAGGATTAGAAACTCAATAGTAGAAATTTGATGAGCTGAGAAGTTTATTGAAGCCCATGCATGTTgcatgagagggagggagaaccTGACAACATTTGGAGCAATTCTAGAGTTCTCAGAGGTTGGGTAGATGGAGTGACTCATCATCAAATAGAGATGTTTCTGAGACAAATCAATCATTAGGTAAAAGACCCATTTATGATCTGGGTAGCCCTTTTATGCTTCCCAAGATTACTTTAatatagaatgggaaaaaaagatagaatgcaTATCAATAGTACCTCCAACCACCATGCTGCCTTAATTATGTGGCTGTACATAGAAAGTATCCATTAGAAACTTTTGGAAAGTATTTGGTTCCAATCTGTAAATTCATTGGAGGACAGAAAGAAGAGGAATGAAACTGCTAGGGTTCCTCCAGTGATGCAACCCATTAACACACCTATGactatagtcttagaaagttgacTTAGAAATACAGATATGTTAAGGGTCTTATTTGTTCATGGTAATATAGCTAATATATATCAGAAGTAGTGCTTAATACCAAGTCTTCTGTAAGTCAAGACTAACTCTCTAATCACAAAGCCACAGTTTCTCTTATTTTTGAAAAGCCAtgtataaatctatttttttggggggtaattCAGAGTCTTAACCCACTAGGGAAACTGACTTCAAAGGACTTATCCCTGATaaaatcttttgtaaaatgagcatttctCTATTATCTTCCACATTTATCTGTTTTATGATTTGAAGTTTTCATCTAGATTAGGTTTTTCATAAAGCTAGAATATTCACAGAACCTACACTACTTCAGAGAGCAAATCACTGACCCTGAACCTATTGCCTATATTGTCATTAACCTACTTCTTATTGGTCTGTTGAAGCCTGAGGCTAAAGGTTTCCTGACAAAGTTCCAAAAGGGATATGATTGTCCCCCACAAACCTATTAGTGATGGGCTAGATGAAGTGATCTGTGActacttctgtctgtctctttctctatctgtctctatctctgtctctggctggctctttctctgtctctgtttctctgcctgcTTCCATCTTTCTGGCTTCTTCTTTGTGTCCAactatctctttttctgtctgtctctctgtctctagctgtctctttctttattttttctctctccatcttcctgtctttgtctgtctctttctctgtttccctctatctttgtccaactttctgtctcttactctctttctctgtctccatctttctgtctctcactatctctttctccgtttctatctctttctctgcctgtctccatctttctgtctctttctctctctgtcttcatgtctttgtctctttctctgtcttatttgtctctctttttcttttttccctcacaCACAACTTCCTCTAAAAAGTactgaactttttattttctatttaataatcTGTGTACCTGTTGTATCCtgccctcccttcaccccttccctccttcccacccacccccaggAGAATGTAGACTCCTTAAAGGCATGGACTGTTtagattttctttgtatccccagtacagTGCCCAACCCTGAGCAGgaatttaacaagtatttgttgAACTAACTTATATGTTATTCTTACCAAGGAGGAAAATTCATCTCTTCCTGAACTGGGAAAATGACCCTTCCCCCACCTTTGACTTGAGGCAAGCCTTCTGTCTCTGACACTCCATTAAGATCTAGCACTTAAAAATTCTTGTATTGAACACTTCACAGTTCAGCTCACCGTAGCAGCAGTATTCAATTCATAaaatattctctccttcccttctgacTCCGTGCGAATTGTTGCATTTGCTTGTAAGACAGCTGCACTCATGTACAAAATTCCGGTACTTCCATGATAAAGGCTATCCTGGAAAACAGTCCCCCAAAAATCATGGAataaactacaaaacaatttcaaagtCATTACCTTCTTCTCTTGCTATAAGATATCCTCAAGTCTTAATCATTAAAGGACAGAACCCCTTGTGTTGGATTAGAACTGGCTTTTACTAAAGTAAAAAGTTCTTGGAGGAAAAAATAGCAAGGAAAATCTCATTCAACATCATTATGTGATGAGGAGACCCAGATCAATTGAATTTCCCATTAACTTGGTGAAAATCCAAGAAAGAAAGGGTGGGTAGCAGAGACAATGAATATCCAAAGTAGTCTAATTTGTACCTTGAGTCCTCACTGTCTCATTCCTCCATGAGGAAAAGGTCTCCTGGGGAGTCTTGATCTGACCCCAAGGATTATTAGCCTATCTGAGAGTAGAGAGATAGGGCATATTTTACTCTCCTTTAATTGTGGGACTTTTCTTTAACACAATCACATTTACTGTTATTTCTTaacctgcttttttttccctttgcctcCTCTCTCTGCTAGGAAAGCTACCAACTTCTACCCTTTTGAGTTAAGCTTTATTGCCTCATGGCAACCATTAATTAATCACTATCTATTagagaccttaacttaaaaagaccaagtATAAtcacccactgcatccagggctatTTTCAGTCTTCCTGaactatatctggccattggttTCAGAaagctctggaggaaaaaatggggcaggtgatcttgcacaatTTTTTCTCACGTAAacccaactcacttgcatgtcatagccttacctccctgatatcatggtcttcttcaagaatgaaaaacagaCACTAACCAACCAACCACCAGACAGTTGTAACAGCAGTTATATGGGTACCATTGGGAAAATTCCTTCCCCTTCAAATAGTTTTAGGATTGTGGACACATTGAGTAGCTTAAATCTGAATTAGTTATTCTGGAGATCCAACCTGAGAGTAAGGGTAGAGTTGAGTAGCCCCTGAGaagtacacatatatactttttcTCTCAAATTCTTTATCTTATTATATCACTCTACATCCTTTAAAAAATGCCCAACTCCAATGCTGtttcctccatgaagtcttctctctttccttctataACAACTTCTCCCCTCAGACATCATATTacattttccaacttttttatGTACTTACCTTGTGACATTGTTTAGCTGTGTATGTCTTATTTGCTTAATGAACGGGGCAGAAACCCTGTTTTactaaaattttgtatttcttcaagCATCAAGCACAATACTCCATAAACATTTAAGGCTGTTGTCAAATAAatccttttataaaatgaagaatattcccctgatttatattttgtgatttatGTTTTGTATATCTCTGATTTTATGAAAAGTAGGGGTCTTCTCAGAATCCATCTCAGTAGGAGAATTAGTATCCCTCATCCTCATCATGGAGTTGTCCCTCAATAAGAAAAGTCTTCAAATTAGGAAACGAAACTATATGGTTCCAACCAATACCCATAGTAACACTATATATTCTTACCCAAACTCTCCAggattcatatcttttataaaatcCAAGTAAGTAAGACAACAGGAACATCAGGGAGATGAGGAATGAAGTGATAGACACATACATAACCCATCCTTGCAATAAAACATAAATCACACCAGTGGCAGCTACCAGAATCCAGACCCAGCAACCAAAGacctgcacaaaaaaaaaaagaaaagaaaaattatgtcaaAGATATTTCTTTTCTGCAGCATAGTTCTCTGTAAAAGGCATtagcttcctttcttctttgtgattttttttctcttggtctgATATGTTCAGAATTCATGATCTACTTTAATCCATGACTTTCCTGGCCACCTTTGCTACTGATCATCCATCCTCCTATTTCTTGCTCTGAACAACCCCAAACTACAACCAAATGATACTTTTTTCAATACGAAGTGAAACAAATTCCTGTATCCAAATTTTGCAATTCAAAaagttcttttcccatttttgacCTCTGCCTTCATTTCCCCCCCTACCCAGCTCAATCCCAACCCTAATTAACCTctgttttcctcttctgttttactcacgccccctcccccccccactataattaataaattctCCTTTATCCTAGaactttgctttcattttcttcccatttttctggTGCTAGTAGAAACTGGATTCCACCAATAAATGCCTCATCACTGGCTCCACCCTACATTGCTGACTACTTTTCTCATGTCATGTTGCATGATAGATGGGTCAAAAGGAATGTTAGGCCTATTTTTTTTACTCCCCATTGTCACCTTCCCCTGCTGATCCTTCCCCTGCTATCATCATTCTGAGATGTCTTTTGCTTTGACTTTTActccatttgtttattttatcttatctAGATCTTTATTTCTGTTGCCTGCTAGGCAACACTTAATGGTCTGAACTTGAATTATATATACAGTTTTCTTTAACTCACCTCCTTACCCTTATTCTTAGAAGTTCTATTATTCATGTGGAAGCCATTATGAGCAAGTGCTCTCTAGTTTATCTACCTCCTCAATTCCTGTGACTCATCACCATTTGAAGCTCAGTCTTATATTGGGTAATCATCCCCATCACCCTCAAACCATTTACTTTGTGAACTTGAACACTgaagttcctttttaaaaaatataatttctcctcATTCTAACTTTGcatctctcttttctccatctGGGCTGTATAGTGGGTAGAAGagaggatttggaatcaggaagaactgttTGAATCTTGCCTTAGACAGTTACTTCTGGACTCATTACTTAAACCTCTGTCaagttcagtttccttatttttaaaatgagttaataataaTGCCCACATCACAGAGTAGTGATGAGGATCAAAAGTGATAACAGGTTAAACTTTGCACTTGTCAAACTAAAGTGCCaatgaaatgctattattattcatcttCACTTTATCCTTCACTCCttcacatttgttttttcttctaaggCCCTCACTACCCTTTTGACCTcctttaaaactatatttaaccAGTTCAATAATGCATTTGTCCTCCATCTTTGAATCCTAACTCCATATTCATTCTCTACCAATTCCTAATCTGTAAGTCTGCTGCTGGAGGAAGTTATCCATGCCATCTACTTAGTACATCCGCTATAAATCCATGTTTCTTTGATTCCAATTCATTCCTCCTATCTCTACAGTCATCCATTTATCCTTTATTTGTTGAATATCTTCCTCCTTAAAGAGACCATTCACAAACCTTTTTGCTTTCCTCAAACCCCCAACTTCACCCTCACCCACCAATCCTTCTCTCAGTACAAGAGTTCATCTTGTATTCTCCTGAGAAAATCAAGGTTTATCACTAAATCCATATCTTCCTTactctttttatttcctaatgCATACTTCTCCTTTGCTGCCTTTTCAAAGGATGAGATTGCTCTTCTTGTTGACTCATGGCTTTCCCCCAAGAGCTTTTTCAAGTAATTGTTCTCATTCTCATTTATCTCCTTGCTCCTTCTACATTGCCTAGAAACATGCTCAATCCTTGGAAACAtcttgacttgcccaggatcaactgttaagtgtctgaggttaaacTTAAAGTCAAGTCCTCTCACTGTCCTTAGGTATCATCTTTGAAACAATCAAATGCTTATGGGGGAGAAGAGAcagctataatttttttcacattttcattttaaacagCTCGATGAGTTTGCTTGCTTCCCATACTTAGCTTTTAtactgagagaaagagaatttcaaTAAGTGACATATGGAGTGAgggaaagagataattttgaacaTGAAGCGATTAGATATAAGtagttctttgtgaccccatttggaattttcttggcaaagatactggagtctcCAGCtaatcttatagatgaggaattggaggcaaacagggttaagtggtaTGCCCTGGGTCAcccaattagtaaatatctgagactggatttgagctcagagcTTCCTGATGCAAGGATTGCCACTtgatccactgagccacccaatTGCCATTTGACATTACTTTGAAGAATAAAGGGAAGATGAGGACAATGGATTACTAAGAGCCTgagacattttcttcttccttttcttcttccttccctcatttgTGGCCTTCTAAACGCAGAACACCAAACTGCTACTAAGGCTGTTAGCAGCTGTATTCTGCTGCATCACAGGCAACCTTGTGGTTTGGCTGGGAACCAAGCTGTCGTGGATAATGCAGTTTCTATGAGTTTTAAACAAAGAATATGCAAAGTTTAAGATTAGAACCTGTTGGTAGAGGTGAGGACTGCCTGTCCTGTAAGCCACATTTTGTTCATTCCTGAAGAGGGTGAGGAGGAGAGAAGCTAAAGGATCAGCTCCATGTTTATTCTCTGCTAGTttcatgttatttaaaaattttaatatttgatttttgtaaatcttttattGCTATTCTGGCAGTAAAAGATTGGATCTGAGAAAACAATCACTTTCAAGCAAATATGTTATCTAAAGAAAAGGAGattgtgaaaatataaatttagaaagagatgatcaattctgttaattttcttttcttctggggAGAAGGAATTGGACCAGCAGTTTTATTGGCACAGGGAATTTCTATAAGAGGGAACTAACTCCCTCTGCCAATTCAGATTGTCATCTGCTCTACAATTTAGTCATAGAGTTTTCTAGAGCACTAAGGCCTTAACTGACTTGTCTAGGATTACAATGCCCCTGTGTCAGAGatagaacccagattttcttgactttgaggtggtgcagtagacagagttccaggcttgaaatcaggaagactcatttccctgagttcaaatttagcctcagacacttagtagctgatttaaccctgtttgcctcagtttcctcatatataaaatgagctagagaaggaaacgaTAAACCACTCCACTGTCTTtgtccaagaaaaccccaaatagagtcatagaAAGTCAAACACGACTGAAAAAACTTACAACCAATGAATGTTAGACATTTCCTccttatatcaagcctaaatttccGCCCCCCCCCCTCTCTTCTACCTATTGTCCCTAGTTTCCCCACTTTGGGGCCAGGCAGAACAGGTCTAAACTCTTTTCCATATGAATCCCCTTTGAATACCATTGGTATAACCTTGGTTAAGACATTTAATTTCTATgagtctcattttttctcttttgtaaaatgagacaggGGATTGCTAATTTCTTAGGTCCttcccaactttaaatctatgatctcttgATCTGAAAAATCTCTGAGTCTTGGCCTGAGTATGTAGAGGAAGGTCCCTCTGCCATTATGGTTAACTTGGAGAGAGTTATATTTAATGACAAGCCCTTTACAGTAGGACTTGGAGGAGGTGGATCTCTCAGGAAGCCATTGTTTCATTTGGAAGTCAGCTGCCATTTAAGCTACACCtgagaaaaatgatgaatagtTTGGGCTGGTCATCTTctagaacaaaagacaaaaacagcaACTTTGACTTTAGGTAATTCATCTCACCTTTGTCTCAGTCTTTCCCTTAGATTGTGAGGCAAGGattatcttttgctttcctttttatccccaatgtttagcacaatacttagcacatagtaagtaaacTGATTCATCAGTAAAGTGAGCTCTTTAGACTATAACCTACCAATTTGTATTTATTACCATTTTATGAGAGCTGGGGACCCACATATTGAGGAAATGTAGATATAAGCTATGCTTAAACTATACTGGGAAATTTTCCTAGAGTAAATTCAGGTGGGAATAAGAATCCAGAGTGAGAGAGAAGTGATTCTCTTGGATCAGGGTTCTGATGTCAGACCCAAACTAAAGGATCTGAGCCCAGAATGTTTTGTGGGGCAGACAAGCAGGCATTGGGTTCCATCAGGAATGGTATAATCTTATTGCTTCTTCCAGAATCCTTTACTTTCTCTAAGATTCTGTACAAGTGCCAGCTCTTACCCAAGATCTATCCAAATTCCCCTAGTTAGTACATTGCTTCCCAAATGATTTCATTTACtccatacatattttatattttactgatCTGTATATATGTTCTATCTTTCCCTGCTCCCTGCCACCTCTATCACCACCcctagtaaaatgtaagctctctgatgaacaattttgtttttgtctttgcaacTCTAGTGCCTAaagcagtgcttggcacatagaagatactcaataaatgcttgtggaaggaaggaaggaaggaaggaagggaggaaggaaggaagcaaggaaggaagaaagaaaggaaggaaggaaggaaggaaggaaggaaggaaggaaggaaggaaggaaggaaggaaggaagaaaggaagaaaggaaggaaagaaggaaggaaggaaggaaggaagggagtggaTCTCTGACTCAAGAGTTACAATATTAATACTACTCCAAAATCATGATACAAATTTTCCTAATGACTTAGGGAAATTAACCTACAGTTTTCTAGGCACACTCTAGACTTAAAGTCTTTGATCTTATTTGTTTCAATAAACAAATACTGGCCTGGGAATTTCATCACAGAAGCACAGTACCAAAGGATGACaggagttggaaaggacctcataTATCAGGTAGTTCAACCTTcttattttagagaggaggacGCCTAGCATCAGAGAGATGAACTGATTTGTCCATGGTGATGTTATTTGGCCTTTGGACCGTGCtatcaggaaagtgatgtcatgacttgtaaatgaattggatttaagtgagggagggctgtgcaaggtcacctgcctcactctctcctccggagccatctgggcccagtggcaagatatagatcaggacaactggagatggccctggaagcAGTGGGACTCCTTGACTTTtgtaagctaaggtctttaacaaatTTCGGTTTGAGGCAACATCAATTCaataattaaggctaggtaagaaatgagacaaagaatgacctcttttacctagtcaaaaaaaaacatcaatttgGCAGGGGAACCTCAGAACTCAGGTGACCCTCAGACTTTCTGGCCAA
Proteins encoded:
- the MALL gene encoding MAL-like protein, yielding MASKDFPPPTTYAGPEVPTGLAFFLTIPYAFFIPELVFGCWVWILVAATGVIYVLLQGWVMYVSITSFLISLMFLLSYLLGFYKRYESWRVWDSLYHGSTGILYMSAAVLQANATIRTESEGKERIFYELNTAATFFAFITTFLYILHAFSIYYH